From one Musa acuminata AAA Group cultivar baxijiao chromosome BXJ2-6, Cavendish_Baxijiao_AAA, whole genome shotgun sequence genomic stretch:
- the LOC135615863 gene encoding probable glutathione S-transferase DHAR1, cytosolic encodes MADVASPEPVKVCVKAAAGAPDVPGDCPFCQRVLLTLEEKNVPYELKLVDLSEKPQWFLEINPEGKVPVIDFGDGKWVPDSDVITAIIEEKYPNPSLVTPAEYATVGSKILSSFVKFLKSKDPTDGSEQALLDEFHALEEHLKDHGPFVNGEKISAVDLSLAPKLFHLEVTLAHFKGWSVPENLTCVQNYMKVLFSKDSFIKTSAAKEYMIAGWEPKVNA; translated from the exons ATGGCTGACGTTGCTTCTCCGGAACCCGTTAAGGTCTGCGTCAAAGCCGCCGCCGGCGCCCCCGATGTCCCGGGCGACT GTCCCTTTTGCCAAAGGGTTCTTCTTACCTTGGAGGAGAAGAACGTTCCCTACGAGTTGAAGCTGGTCGACCTCAGTGAGAAGCCGCAGTG GTTCCTGGAGATTAATCCCGAGGGGAAGGTGCCGGTAATCGATTTTGGCGACGGCAAATGGGTTCCGGATTCTGATGTTATCACGGCGATCATTGAGGAGAAATACCCGAATCCTTCTCTGGTGACTCCGGCAGAATATGCCACTGT gggatcaaaaatattatcttcttttGTCAAGTTCTTGAAGAGTAAAGATCCCACTGATGGTTCCGAGCAGGCCCTGCTGGATGAGTTTCATGCACTGGAAGAACATCTAAAGGATCAT GGCCCATTTGTCAATGGAGAAAAAATTTCTGCTGTTGATTTAAGTCTGGCACCAAAGTTGTTTCATCTTGAGGTCACTCTTGCTCATTTCAAAGGCTGGAGTGTCCCAGAGAATTTAACTTGTGTTCAGAATTACATGAAG GTACTATTCAGCAAAGATTCATTCATAAAGACCAGCGCTGCTAAGGAATACATGATTGCAGGATGGGAGCCCAAAGTTAATGCTTGA
- the LOC108953213 gene encoding protein SODIUM POTASSIUM ROOT DEFECTIVE 2-like: MCSCLYKLIKASSLKNTHTVSPSLSLSLSLSLSLSLSLSLCLCADCTMASLLFKEKRGVNFSCVSPASAAICTSIDRRSMVQPRTGRTIDRHTPHLRDPRRAKASVNAMSQTPTKPKTCNQRNKKSLERASDTLSTPGSTRYLLDDDDGDAYFSNVLPDVEPLPPVMSLEPPTLRALMREEPARLRPSAAARTQGQVVVLRVSLHCKGCEGKVRKHISKMEGVTSFDIDFATKKVTVIGDVTPLGVLSSISKVKHAQFWPSPPRASDSL; this comes from the exons ATGTGTTCATGCTTATATAAGCTCATCAAAGCCAGTTCACTCAAGAACACACACAcagtctctccctctctctctctctctctctctctctctctctctctctctctctctctctctctctgtttgtgTGCTGACTGTACTATGGCTTCGTTGCTCTTCAAGGAAAAGAGAGGAGTCAACTTCTCCTGCGTCTCCCCCGCATCAGCAGCGATATGCACGAGCATAGATCGGCGGTCGATGGTTCAGCCGAGAACCGGCAGAACCATCGATCGGCACACGCCTCATCTGAGAGATCCGCGACGAGCTAAGGCTAGTGTCAACGCCATGTCACAGACGCCCACAAAACCAAAAACCTGCAACCAGAGGAACAAGAAGAGCTTGGAGAGAGCCAGTGATACGCTCAGTACACCAGGCTCCACTCGCTACCTGCTTGATGACGACGACGGTGATGCCTACTTCAGCAATGTGCTGCCGGACGTGGAACCCCTTCCTCCGGTCATGTCGCTCGAGCCACCCACTCTACGAGCGCTGATGAGAGAAGAACCAGCTCGATTGAGGCCATCTGCTGCTGCCAGAACACAGGGCCAG GTGGTGGTCTTGCGGGTGTCTTTGCACTGCAAGGGCTGTGAAGGGAAGGTAAGGAAGCATATCTCCAAGATGGAAG GGGTGACATCATTCGACATCGACTTCGCGACGAAGAAGGTGACAGTCATCGGAGACGTGACACCACTGGGAGTTCTGAGCAGCATCTCCAAGGTCAAGCATGCGCAATTCTGGCCATCTCCACCACGCGCATCGGATTCCCTGTGA
- the LOC135581596 gene encoding caffeoylshikimate esterase-like isoform X2, which produces MPMITSNMKRFVQRNVEPKALIFLCHGYGSECSISMRDIAIRLAKAGYAVRGVDYEGHGKSSGLRGYISSFDDLVSDCSNYFMSVCERRENKKKPRYLFGLSMGGAVALLLHLKAPTYWSGAVLVSPMCKIDEKMKPHPLVISILKKLCSIIPTWKMIPAKDMIDIAIKDPEKRQEVRSNPYNYRGNLRLGTGHELLKVSLAIERNLHQVTLPFLVMHGGDDKIFDPSSSELLYKSASSTDKTFKVYDGMWHAFTFGEAPERVELVFSDMVAWLEQRTMKTVVAQEASC; this is translated from the exons ATGCCGATGATAACGTCGAATATGAAGAG ATTTGTACAGAGGAACGTAGAACCGAAAGCATTGATCTTTCTGTGCCATG GCTATGGCTCGGAGTGCAGCATATCCATGAGAG ACATTGCAATTCGATTAGCGAAAGCAGGTTACGCAGTTCGTGGAGTAGACTATGAAGGCCACGGCAAATCGTCCGGATTGCGAGGTTACATCTCAAGCTTCGATGATCTCGTCAGCGACTGCTCTAACTACTTCATGAGTGTATGTG AGAGACGGGAGAACAAGAAGAAGCCGAGGTACCTTTTTGGGTTGTCCATGGGGGGAGCAGTGGCTCTCCTCCTCCATCTGAAGGCCCCAACCTATTGGAGTGGTGCTGTTCTTGTGAGCCCCATGTGCAAG ATCGATGAGAAGATGAAGCCGCATCCTTTGGTGATCAGCATCCTGAAGAAGTTGTGTAGCATCATTCCGACATGGAAGATGATTCCTGCAAAAGACATGATCGATATTGCCATAAAAGATCCTGAAAAGAGACAGGAG GTTCGATCAAATCCGTACAACTACAGAGGAAATCTTCGTTTAGGAACCGGTCATGAGCTTCTCAAGGTTAGCTTGGCCATTGAGAGAAATCTGCACCAG GTTACTCTGCCATTCCTGGTGATGCACGGCGGGGATGATAAGATCTTCGATCCATCATCAAGTGAATTGCTATACAAATCAGCTTCCAGCACCGATAAAACGTTTAAGGTGTACGATGGCATGTGGCATGCGTTCACGTTTGGCGAGGCCCCAGAACGCGTGGAACTCGTCTTCTCCGACATGGTGGCCTGGCTTGAACAGAGGACGATGAAAACTGTAGTTGCACAAGAAGCTTCCTGTTGA
- the LOC135581596 gene encoding caffeoylshikimate esterase-like isoform X1, translating to MAHADDNVEYEEEFIENQRGARLFTCRFVQRNVEPKALIFLCHGYGSECSISMRDIAIRLAKAGYAVRGVDYEGHGKSSGLRGYISSFDDLVSDCSNYFMSVCERRENKKKPRYLFGLSMGGAVALLLHLKAPTYWSGAVLVSPMCKIDEKMKPHPLVISILKKLCSIIPTWKMIPAKDMIDIAIKDPEKRQEVRSNPYNYRGNLRLGTGHELLKVSLAIERNLHQVTLPFLVMHGGDDKIFDPSSSELLYKSASSTDKTFKVYDGMWHAFTFGEAPERVELVFSDMVAWLEQRTMKTVVAQEASC from the exons ATG GCGCATGCCGATGATAACGTCGAATATGAAGAG GAATTTATAGAGAATCAACGTGGAGCGAGACTTTTTACATGCAGATTTGTACAGAGGAACGTAGAACCGAAAGCATTGATCTTTCTGTGCCATG GCTATGGCTCGGAGTGCAGCATATCCATGAGAG ACATTGCAATTCGATTAGCGAAAGCAGGTTACGCAGTTCGTGGAGTAGACTATGAAGGCCACGGCAAATCGTCCGGATTGCGAGGTTACATCTCAAGCTTCGATGATCTCGTCAGCGACTGCTCTAACTACTTCATGAGTGTATGTG AGAGACGGGAGAACAAGAAGAAGCCGAGGTACCTTTTTGGGTTGTCCATGGGGGGAGCAGTGGCTCTCCTCCTCCATCTGAAGGCCCCAACCTATTGGAGTGGTGCTGTTCTTGTGAGCCCCATGTGCAAG ATCGATGAGAAGATGAAGCCGCATCCTTTGGTGATCAGCATCCTGAAGAAGTTGTGTAGCATCATTCCGACATGGAAGATGATTCCTGCAAAAGACATGATCGATATTGCCATAAAAGATCCTGAAAAGAGACAGGAG GTTCGATCAAATCCGTACAACTACAGAGGAAATCTTCGTTTAGGAACCGGTCATGAGCTTCTCAAGGTTAGCTTGGCCATTGAGAGAAATCTGCACCAG GTTACTCTGCCATTCCTGGTGATGCACGGCGGGGATGATAAGATCTTCGATCCATCATCAAGTGAATTGCTATACAAATCAGCTTCCAGCACCGATAAAACGTTTAAGGTGTACGATGGCATGTGGCATGCGTTCACGTTTGGCGAGGCCCCAGAACGCGTGGAACTCGTCTTCTCCGACATGGTGGCCTGGCTTGAACAGAGGACGATGAAAACTGTAGTTGCACAAGAAGCTTCCTGTTGA